One window of Kosakonia cowanii JCM 10956 = DSM 18146 genomic DNA carries:
- a CDS encoding DNA replication protein, which yields MGNVSNLAEAREARRLHQPRTEGGKGFALLHRKIMDVPFYKDAEASHLWVHLILKAKHAPESVLTDIGEMLVNRGQLLSGRNALAFETGLKADRVQYLLRKFQKLGMVSWVSHGKFSVFTIVKYDDYQSNSVPADYQQITSAKPEVAQPVAKSVPADYQQITTDKEVINISLTNVRESASATENQDKKKSSLSCEQVVEVYHRVLPEAQGIRVLTDKRRNLIRSFWKKAGAANRQLGGAGFTLADWEAYLNYIATNCRWMLENRPDNRTGRTWRRKSLEYFLNVDVYVKTREGACDDL from the coding sequence GTGGGTAACGTATCTAACTTAGCCGAAGCCAGAGAGGCCAGAAGGCTCCATCAACCGCGTACAGAAGGCGGTAAGGGGTTTGCCTTGCTGCACCGTAAAATCATGGATGTCCCGTTCTACAAGGACGCGGAGGCGTCACACTTGTGGGTGCATCTCATCCTTAAAGCCAAGCATGCTCCTGAGTCAGTTCTCACTGATATCGGCGAAATGCTGGTTAACCGCGGGCAGTTGCTCAGTGGTCGAAACGCACTGGCATTTGAGACCGGACTGAAAGCAGATCGTGTTCAGTACCTGCTCAGAAAGTTCCAGAAGCTGGGTATGGTGAGCTGGGTTTCACACGGTAAATTCTCAGTTTTTACCATCGTGAAATATGACGATTATCAGTCAAATTCTGTACCAGCAGATTACCAGCAGATTACCAGCGCAAAGCCAGAAGTGGCGCAGCCTGTAGCGAAGAGTGTACCAGCAGATTACCAGCAAATTACCACAGATAAAGAAGTTATTAATATCTCTCTTACTAACGTAAGAGAGAGTGCATCAGCGACAGAAAATCAGGACAAGAAAAAATCGTCTCTCAGCTGTGAGCAGGTGGTCGAGGTTTATCACCGTGTACTGCCTGAAGCCCAGGGCATACGAGTCCTGACTGACAAGCGTCGCAATCTGATCCGCAGCTTCTGGAAAAAAGCCGGAGCAGCGAACCGCCAGCTCGGCGGCGCAGGGTTCACCCTGGCAGACTGGGAAGCGTACCTGAACTACATCGCCACCAACTGCCGATGGATGCTGGAGAACCGCCCGGACAACCGCACCGGCCGCACATGGCGCCGCAAGTCGCTTGAATACTTCCTGAACGTTGACGTTTACGTGAAGACGCGCGAGGGGGCCTGTGATGATCTCTGA
- a CDS encoding ParB/RepB/Spo0J family partition protein, whose translation MSSLSQLYKQKDKNGTETTVKKTFLVPLSEIYVEPGFNVREIDEQHVEEFRDAFIAGEFVPPLAVQVTEQGVKIIDGHHRYYGALAATAAGTEVARIECKDFIGSEADRIAFMITSSQGKALSPLERAAAYQRLVNQGRTPNEIAKMVKRSVGDIDHHLQLLSCGDELIDMVKSGDVSATTAVALTREHGAQAATVATRQLDKAKAAGKNKLTRSAALPQLSPARARRLAELLADAEIENNRLTVPATALEEVMAIIGEQKDLLRDSGWEEA comes from the coding sequence ATGAGTTCACTATCCCAGCTTTACAAGCAAAAAGACAAGAACGGCACCGAAACCACGGTGAAAAAGACGTTTCTTGTCCCACTGTCAGAAATCTACGTTGAGCCGGGCTTTAACGTCCGTGAAATTGATGAGCAGCATGTCGAAGAGTTTCGCGATGCGTTTATCGCTGGTGAGTTTGTGCCGCCGCTGGCCGTTCAGGTGACAGAGCAGGGCGTCAAAATCATCGACGGTCACCACCGCTATTACGGTGCGCTGGCTGCCACTGCCGCGGGCACTGAAGTTGCGCGCATCGAGTGCAAAGACTTTATCGGTTCCGAAGCCGATCGCATCGCCTTCATGATTACCAGCAGCCAGGGAAAAGCGCTGTCTCCGCTGGAGCGCGCGGCGGCATATCAGCGACTGGTGAATCAGGGCCGCACGCCGAATGAAATCGCAAAGATGGTCAAGCGCTCTGTCGGCGATATCGATCACCACCTCCAGCTGCTGTCGTGCGGCGATGAGCTAATCGATATGGTGAAGTCCGGTGATGTCTCGGCTACCACGGCCGTTGCGCTGACCCGAGAGCACGGCGCTCAGGCGGCCACTGTGGCAACCCGTCAGCTGGACAAGGCCAAAGCCGCCGGTAAGAACAAGCTCACCCGTAGCGCTGCCCTTCCTCAGTTATCCCCGGCGCGTGCCCGTCGCCTCGCCGAGCTGCTGGCAGATGCAGAAATCGAAAATAACCGCCTCACAGTGCCCGCTACGGCGCTTGAAGAGGTTATGGCAATCATCGGTGAGCAAAAAGATCTGCTGCGTGACAGTGGCTGGGAGGAAGCGTGA
- a CDS encoding CII family transcriptional regulator has protein sequence MESSTTRNKAEARRIESWLHSQIAELGATRIAELLGVNKSTVSRWRENLVPNMSLLLAILISNREGVKGDFEA, from the coding sequence ATGGAAAGTTCAACAACACGCAACAAAGCGGAGGCGCGGCGGATAGAGAGCTGGTTACACAGCCAGATCGCAGAACTTGGCGCGACTCGCATCGCAGAGCTGCTTGGCGTCAACAAATCGACCGTGAGTCGGTGGCGGGAGAACCTGGTGCCGAACATGTCGCTTTTGCTGGCAATCCTGATTTCGAACCGTGAAGGGGTAAAAGGGGATTTCGAGGCATGA
- a CDS encoding helix-turn-helix domain-containing protein, protein MTNKTIQRAIDIAGSQKKLADLCGVAQPTVWRWLHGGGIDARYVMKIVTATNGKLKPADIRPDLAQLLGSNNTAA, encoded by the coding sequence ATGACGAACAAAACTATCCAGCGCGCAATTGATATTGCTGGAAGCCAGAAGAAATTAGCCGACCTTTGCGGCGTGGCTCAGCCAACGGTATGGCGATGGTTGCACGGTGGCGGCATTGATGCCCGCTACGTAATGAAGATTGTCACCGCAACAAACGGCAAGCTCAAACCAGCGGATATCCGTCCAGATCTCGCCCAACTGCTCGGGTCGAATAACACAGCCGCCTGA
- a CDS encoding XRE family transcriptional regulator, which yields MKKETLAERLNKAMDLSGMSQGALAKASGVAQPTIWRLTSGNARGSTKIVEIANALGVRSEWLSTGVGPMRDDGQAPVIYQQKTEPGPTDTFRIEALDFYVSAGPGAINSEFVEVLRSVEYSVEDARGMFNGRKAEQIRIINVRGDSMSGTIEPGDLLFVDISVQHFDGDGIYAFIYDDTSHVKRLQKMKDKLLVISDNQTYRPWEPIEKEEMNRILVFGKVIGSMPQTYRKHG from the coding sequence ATGAAAAAAGAAACTCTTGCAGAACGCCTGAATAAGGCGATGGATCTATCTGGTATGTCTCAGGGCGCTTTAGCTAAAGCGTCTGGCGTTGCTCAGCCAACTATCTGGAGGCTGACAAGTGGCAACGCTCGAGGCTCAACTAAAATTGTTGAGATCGCCAATGCGCTTGGCGTTCGCTCTGAGTGGCTTTCAACCGGAGTTGGCCCAATGCGTGACGATGGTCAAGCACCGGTAATTTATCAGCAAAAAACAGAGCCAGGGCCTACTGACACGTTCCGCATTGAAGCGCTAGACTTTTACGTAAGCGCTGGGCCTGGGGCCATCAACAGCGAATTTGTAGAGGTGCTTAGATCCGTGGAATATTCAGTCGAAGACGCTCGCGGGATGTTCAATGGCAGGAAGGCTGAGCAGATCAGAATTATCAATGTTCGCGGCGACAGCATGTCCGGCACCATTGAGCCGGGCGACCTACTCTTCGTCGATATCAGTGTTCAGCACTTTGATGGTGATGGGATCTACGCCTTCATCTACGACGACACATCCCACGTGAAACGCCTGCAGAAAATGAAGGATAAGCTGTTGGTCATCTCAGACAACCAGACCTATCGCCCGTGGGAGCCGATCGAAAAAGAAGAAATGAACCGGATACTCGTGTTTGGCAAGGTGATTGGCAGCATGCCTCAGACATACAGAAAACACGGCTAA
- a CDS encoding cell division protein FtsZ, whose amino-acid sequence MIAHYGTTPLIRQCLKPGMMAIFGGRTYRVSAVIHQRCWVYLHTDAEVLRINDCVIDVLLDGRGEPLIH is encoded by the coding sequence ATGATCGCGCATTACGGTACCACCCCACTCATCCGCCAGTGTCTTAAGCCTGGCATGATGGCGATATTCGGCGGCCGCACGTACCGCGTCTCTGCGGTCATTCACCAGCGCTGCTGGGTTTATCTGCACACCGACGCTGAAGTCCTCCGCATTAACGACTGCGTTATCGACGTGCTGCTCGACGGTCGCGGCGAACCGCTGATCCACTGA